In one Rutidosis leptorrhynchoides isolate AG116_Rl617_1_P2 chromosome 8, CSIRO_AGI_Rlap_v1, whole genome shotgun sequence genomic region, the following are encoded:
- the LOC139864935 gene encoding tRNA (guanine(26)-N(2))-dimethyltransferase-like, with translation MSSFCSTTLSSFPTKTLTPNSKLQNPNHKSSNFYPIAVVTSTCHYESERGIQFETGDTFFRHESATGRDLVVLAAALHKKSNSKLRVLDAMCGCGIRSMRYLAEAKADFVLANDANEDCNDVIVSNLSSVSSEDEGRWCVNHSVANRLLAERYVERDYFDLIDIDSFGSDSSSIRFALDTVTLGGLLYITSTDGFSSGGHRPDHTLAAYGAYIRPLPYSNEMGLRMLIGGAIREASVLGYYVTPLFSYYSYHGPIFRVLLRVNRGKTPHGMHYGFICYCDSCGHSQAISFEQLGHMKCPCGSDVPDSLVVSGPMWTGPLHCTAYLKEMLTLAGEWGWLGDGSKNDFDKLLRRMIDESDPKLSLGYIQHDELASRAKVNSPPVLTLMSAIRKEGYVVCRSHISNNAIKTNCPMSECIRIAKEIQRHRVK, from the exons ATGTCATCCTTCTGTTCAACAACCCTATCCTCTTTCCCTACCAAAACCCTAACCCCCAATTCAAAACTCCAAAACCCTAACCACAAATCATCCAATTTCTACCCAATCGCTGTCGTTACTTCCACGTGTCACTACGAATCTGAAAGAGGTATCCAATTCGAAACTGGCGACACCTTCTTCCGCCACGAAAGTGCCACAGGCCGTGATCTCGTTGTTCTCGCAGCCGCTCTTCACAAAAAATCAAACAGTAAATTAAGAGTTCTCGACGCAATGTGCGGTTGCGGAATTCGCTCAATGCGCTACTTAGCTGAAGCTAAAGCCGATTTTGTATTAGCTAATGATGCAAATGAGGATTGTAATGATGTCATTGTCTCGAATTTATCGAGCGTTTCGAGTGAAGACGAAGGGAGGTGGTGTGTGAATCATTCGGTTGCGAATCGGCTTTTGGCTGAGCGATATGTGGAAAGGGATTATTTCGATTTAATAGATATCGATTCGTTTGGAAGTGATTCTAGTTCAATTAGGTTTGCTCTTGATACTGTAACATTGGGCGGGTTGCTTTATATTACATCAACTGATGGTTTTTCATCTGGTGGTCATCGGCCTGATCA TACTTTAGCTGCGTATGGGGCGTATATTCGCCCGTTGCCCTATTCGAATGAAATGGGTTTACGGATGCTTATAGGCGGTGCAATTCGCGAGGCTTCTGTGTTGGGATATTACGTAACACCACTATTCTCGTACTATTCGTACCATGGACCCATCTTCAGAGTATTGCTACGCGTTAACCGAGGAAAGACACCCCATGGCAT GCACTATGGGTTTATTTGCTACTGCGATTCTTGTGGCCACTCTCAAGCTATTTCATTTGAACAACTTGGTCACATGAAATGTCCTTGTGGATCAGAT GTACCCGACTCACTTGTAGTTTCTGGGCCTATGTGGACTGGGCCGCTTCATTGTACAGCCTATCTTAAAGAAATGCTTACTTTGGCAGGGGAATGGGGATGGTTGGGTGATGGCTCAAAAAATGATTTTGATAAGTTATTACGCCGAATGATTGATGAAAGTGATCCTAAATTATCACTTGGTTACATCCAACATGATGAG TTAGCAAGTCGTGCAAAGGTCAATTCTCCTCCTGTCCTGACGCTAATGAGTGCCATCAGGAAG GAAGGATACGTTGTTTGTAGATCACACATTTCCAACAATGCAATCAAGACAAATTGTCCAATGTCCGAGTGTATTAGGATCGCAAAGGAAATTCAACGACACCGAGTAAAATAA